One genomic segment of Podarcis raffonei isolate rPodRaf1 chromosome 7, rPodRaf1.pri, whole genome shotgun sequence includes these proteins:
- the ROPN1L gene encoding ropporin-1-like protein, with protein sequence MPVPDVMFCAQQIHVPPELPDIMKQFTKAAIRTQPRDVLQWSYAYFYALSNGEPLPVKDRLERPVATQKNDTGLTPGLLKILHKQLSEKETVEISDLQRKWKNLCLPMEQLRNLLRLDNFAEGVEWMKFFALACSALGGSLLSSMKHACEILTKDPEGGAARIPYDTFAFIYSYLASLDEEITEESTEKFLKALKEQVSRKEDMVGVADFRPLKKP encoded by the exons ATGCCTGTTCCAGATGTTATGTTCTGTGCGCAGCAGATCCATGTTCCTCCTGAACTGCCAGATATTATGAAACAATTTACCAAGGCTGCTATCAGGACCCAACCGCGTGATGTACTTCAGTGGTCTTATGC GTATTTCTATGCTTTGTCAAATGGAGAACCTCTTCCTGTGAAGGACCGTCTTGAAAGGCCAGTAGCCACACAGAAAAATGACACTGGTCTGACTCCAGGACTCCTTAAAATTTTGCATAAACAG CTCTCTGAAAAGGAAACTGTGGAAATATCGGACCTTCAGAGAAAGTGGAAAAACTTGTGCTTGCCAATGGAACAGCTCCGCAACCTTCTTCGACTGGACAATTTTGCAGAAGGAGTGGAATGGATGAAGTTCTTTGCCCTTGCATGTAGCGCTCTTGGTGGG TCCTTACTCAGTTCTATGAAACATGCCTGTGAAATTCTTACAAAGGATCCCGAAGGTGGAGCAGCCCGCATTCCATATGACACTTTTGCATTTATCTATAGCTACTTGGCTAGCTTAGATGAGGAGATAACGGAGGAATCTACTGAGAAATTCCTCAAGGCTCTTAAAGAACAAGT GTCACGCAAGGAAGATATGGTTGGAGTTGCAGATTTCCGTCCGCTAAAGAAACCTTAA